The genomic region TGGACGGAGACCAGACCGCCGGGCTATCGCCGGGATCCGAAGTGGCTTCGAAGCCCTGCAGCGAGGTATTGAAGTTGTTATTAAATTCTGTAGGCGAATTCAGATTATTGGTAATGGCCGTCTGGCTGTTGCAGCCTCTGAATCCCGCCATGCGAATATCCTGCCCGATCAGATCCATCGCAAACCGGGCATTTTCCTGCATCCGGGAGAGCCCTTCGGCCATCCGGTAAGACTGCTTGGTGCCGAGAAATATCTGCAGGACGCCGCCCAATAAAAACGCGCCGATCAGCAAGGCGATCAGCAATTCGATCAGAGTCATTCCCGCTTGACGGTTTGGGTTCTTGATGCGTTCGATTGAACGCCTGCAAGTCGGAAAGCTTCCGAGTCGGCTTCCTGTTCCGGCAACGGTCTCCCTGAATTTTGCAGCGCTCATATTTGAAAACTCATCTGGAAATTGGGATCGTCGCCGTCCCGGTTATCGTCCCAAGTGATCGTCACCGTAAACGTCCGGGTAGCGGCAACGACCGTTACCGATCCTTCTCCGGAAGGCAATGCGGCAAGCGCCTGGTTCCACTCGTAAAGGTCGTTTTCCGCCATGTCGGCCGTGGTGCAGGTGGACGATACCGAAAGGCAATCGGACTGATCGCCGGCGTCTTCCAGATGCATTGTGGTATAAGTGCTGGCCGCCAACTTGTTGGCGTCGTCGAGGTTGGCCCGGATCCGGTCCGCGATATCGTAGGCAAGCTGGGTCGCCAGGCTCCGGTGATAAGCGCTTTGGTTGTTTTTGAGGACAGTCGTCTGCATTCCGGCCAGACCCAACAGGCCGACCGATAAAATGACCATCGCGATCAGTATTTCGATTAAGGTGAATCCCGAGGCTCTGTTCATGGCGAATCTGTAGCTGATCGAAGTTATGGGCACGACGGAGCCGTTCCTACGGAAACTCGGGCCCGGCCGGTCGAGCTTATCTTGATTTCGCGGGATAGACTGGTGTCCGTGCCTTGGCATAACGTGAAGATATCCACTTGGGAGCTGTTTATACTCAATCCGCTCGCCGCATAGGCGGCATAATTTTTATACGTACTGTTTCCTGTACGGAGCGTGGAGCCGGCTAATGCCGGATAGGTTTTTAGCAGGCAATCTTCGCTCGGAGAGCCGTCGGCATTGGTTTCGCACGGATTGGCGTCGAAGTCGTCGCTGAAGGTCTCGTTGGCATCGCTATCGACGAACACATCCCATCCATCTTCCCAAGCTCCGCTGGTCGATCCTTTCCGCTGGACGGTCACCTGAACGCCCCGCTTGATCGCCTCGCTACGGGCCAGATTGAGTGCGGCCATGAATTCATTGGCCTGCGTGGTCAACCGGTTGCTTTTGATGGCTTCGATAAAGCTGGGGATTGCCACGGCCATCAGTATGCCGGCAAGACTGACGGTAACGATCAGTTCGATCAGAGTAAATCCGGAATTTTTAGCCGACTGATTTTGCATGGAATAAATTTAACGACAAAGAGAATGCCCCTTTTCAGGGATCGGTTTACCACCTCGTGATTGAGATATTAGTATAGTTAGTTAATGCGGTTTGTGAAGAAACCCACAAAATCGTGATAATTTGCTAAAGAACCGTGTTAATTGGTTTTTTTCGATTCAGGAGTATGAAAAAACCGGTGAGCTGTTTGCCGAAATTCCGGGTTTTCGTTTTTAACGAAATGAATTGCCTTGGCTAAAAACTTGCGCTTGTCAGGTTTCTCCGGACGGTTTGGGATGAGGCTCTTAAGTCTTATAGGTCAAACAACCAAGATAAGCCGCCTTTTTCTTTAGCCCTATCCTGTTTCCTGGCTCGAATCCGCTTGTTGTCTGGGGAATGAGGTCTTGGCCTTGCTTAACGACATTGCCCCATGCTCTGCACGGGAACGCATTCATCCAGCCGGGCATGCGCCATGAGTGAATGAATGCCTTTAGATACGCCCTAGCCGCAACAGGCGCCACGCATACGAGAGTGATGCGAGGCGGCGAATTAAATACTGGTAAAACCATTGGCACAACCGAAAAGAATGATTTTCGGTCGGGCCGTATTTCATATCATTTGCCGGGATAACTGTTAAAAACCCGGAAGTGGTTTTCTTTGTCGAAACTCATGACGTCGTAAGGATCCTGTCTGCCGCCCATTTCCATGCCGGGGCTGCCGGTAACCATGCTCGGAACGGCCAGTCCCGTGACTTTGGGTTTGGATTTCAATAGCGTGTCAATGTCATCGGCGGGGACGTGCCCTTCGATCACATAGCCGTCCACGATGGCCGTGTGGCAGGAAGCCATTTCTTTCGGTACGCCGTATTTATTTTTTATCGACTCCATGTCGTCGGTAACAATATCTTTTACATTGAAATGATGTTGTTTGAGATGATCGATCCACTTTCCGCAGCAACCGCAAGTCGGGCTTCTATACACGGTGACGTCCACGGCTTTTTCCGAGGCGGCGCTTTCCGCTTTCAGTCCGAAACTCAGCATCAGCAATCCAGTAAGAATCAATAGTTTTAAGCTATTCATAAAGCGGTCTCATTTTTGAATGAATCGAAATTAGTTGTTTTTTCAAGGTATGCGAAGAGCAAGCCCGGAAAGGCGGTTGAGCCGATCTAAAACCGCCCTCAATCGGTGCGTTTCCTCTTCCAACATAACATGGAACAGACACGCCTACAGCGATAGGGTTCCGTCCCGATTACCGATGATCGACTGCCGTTTGCCGGCCGATCAGGAAGGATGATAGACGGGGCTGTAGTCGTGAACGGCATCCACCATTGCCTTGACATGATCGGGATTCACGTCGGGCAGGATACCGTGACCTAAATTAAACACGTGGCCGGATCCTGAACCGTATCTTTCCAGAATGGCTTTTACTTTTTCAACAATGATGTCCGGGCGTGCATACAGCGCCACGGGATCCATATTTCCCTGGAAGGCGACGCGATGCCCTACTCGGGCGCGGGCTTGCCGCAGGTCGGTCTGCCAGTCCAGACCCAGGGCATCATAGCCTGTTTCGGCCATGGCTTCCAGCCACTGCCCGCCCCCTTTGGTGAACAGGACGGTCGGAATCCTGTGCCCGTCGGCTTCCGTAATCAACTGCGAGCGGACCTGAGCGGCGTAACGGAGAGAAAATTCGAGATAATCCTCGGTCGTCAACATCCCGCCCCAGGTATCGAACAGCATCACCGCCTGGGCGCCGGCGGCGATCTGGGCGTTCAAATAAGCCGAAACAGAGGCCGCCAATTTCTCGAGCATGGCGTGCATGAGTTTCGGTTGCTCGTACATGAGCGCTTTTATCTTTTGGAAATTCTTGCTGCTGCCGCCTTCGACCATGTACGTCGCGAGAGTCCACGGGCTTCCGGAGAAACCGATCAGCGGCACGCTGCCGTGCAATTCCTGCCTGATCAGCCGAACGGCATCGATGACGTAGCGCAATTCGGTTTCAGGGTCGGGAATCGGCAAGCGTTCGATATCGGACGCGGTTCTTACCGGACGGCTGAATTTGGGCCCTTCCCCTTCGGTAAAATGCAGCCCGAGGCCCATGGCATCGGGAATGGTCAAAATATCGGAAAACAGGATGGCGGCATCGAAATCGAAGCGCCTCAGAGGCTGCAAAGTCACTTCGCAAGCCAGTTCCGGAGTGGTGCACAAATTTAGGAAACTGCCGGCTTCTTCCCGGACTTTACGGTATTCGGGCAAATATCTGCCGGCCTGCCGCATCATCCACACCGGCGTTCGATCCACCGGCTGTTTTAACAAGGCTTTGAGAAGGCGGTCATTTTTTAATGGTGTCATGAGCGATACGATTTCTGCATTGATAAGGTTTCGAGACCCGGTTTTGAACAGGCGCGTGTGTTGCGGAATTTTCCATTTCGGCTATCGAGACTTGGGTAGGCTATCTGTGCCGGACAGGAGGCCGAATTCTTTCCGAATCGCGCCCATTTTTCTTGTCATGGCTTTTTGAAATTCGGCCGGTAATGTTTTCCTGGCTTTATTCGCCGATTCGGCATCTGTAAACGAGCCGTACAGCAATACGAATTTCTCCTTGTTCTGAATCATTCTCCTGACGTATCTGAAATTCCGCTGTAGAGAAGGATATTTTTTCATTACGTCCAGAATCGATTGCCGCCTGGACAGGACCATCAACTGCAACGTGTAGCGATCCTGCGGTTGGGATGAAAGCCAATCGGAAGCATCCTTATCGGCTGACGAATCGTCCTCGCCGGCTTCGGCAGGAACGGCTTCCTGGACAGGTTGTGATTCAGCGGGTTTTAATTCCTGGGCCGGCGGCATCGATGCTTCAGTCATCTCGGAATTTTCAGGAGCGGGTTGACTCGCCGCCTCCGGTTTTAAATGCGTATTTGAGTCCGGTGCAACCTCATCTTTGGGCGTGGCGGCGGGTTTGGGAGGCACATCCGGCAAAGCCGCACCGTTTGCCTGATTCGCTTTGCTGCTACCGAATTGTAAAGCACTGTTCGGCTGCGTACCCGCAGGCTCCAGCTTCGGAAAGGTCAGATAAGGAAGTTTGAAATCAACGGCGGGAGAGGTTGCCTTGGAATTCTTCGGCAAAGCGGCTTCCGGACTCGGCTGTGCCGCATCCGGAACAGCCTGTCTGGATGAAAACCATTGGACCGCCAGGGCGACTACGACAAGGACGGCGACCGACGTTATCAGTATGGCGGAAGAATGATCGGTTCGCTTACGCGGAGGCGGAGCCGAATATCCGGCGATAATCCGGGCGGGTATGCCGTGCGTCTGCCGAAAGATAAGCGAAATCCGGCTATCGGTTAAGGTTTCCGCGGCTATTCCGAACGCCCTTTTGGCCGACAGATGCAGCAAAAATTCGCCGCATTGCTTTTCAGTCAATGGCGGCAGTTCGACGATGTGGCACTCTTCAATCCGTTGATCCGATCGATATTTCAGATGCAGTTGATCGTGAGTCAAGGCCAGGATCACTCTTATTTGAGGGTTTTTTTCGGCGTAATGAAGAACTACCGTGATCAACCCGGGGGCCAGAGCTCCGGCCTCGTCGATGATTAAAACTTTTTTTTGACGCGGAACGCTCCTTTCGGCAGCGCTTGGTATGTTTCCTGTGAGTTTTCCGCGCGGTTCCGGAATGAACGATTTGTCCAGATGTTGTCGTATCTCGTCCAGGCTCAGTTCCGGAGCGCCCTCGACCAGACAAAACGAACAACCAGCAATTTCATGCTCTTGGAGTATCTGCAAAAGCTTACTTTTGCCGACGCCTTCCGGACCGCAAAGCAAAATGGAATCGGCCGAGTTGGAGATCAGGTGAATCAATAGATCCAGTACCTGCGCGCGCTCCGGAGTCAGCAAAAATTGAGCCGGCGCCCCGACCTGGTTATTCCATGACGACTGA from Methylosarcina fibrata AML-C10 harbors:
- the hemE gene encoding uroporphyrinogen decarboxylase, which translates into the protein MTPLKNDRLLKALLKQPVDRTPVWMMRQAGRYLPEYRKVREEAGSFLNLCTTPELACEVTLQPLRRFDFDAAILFSDILTIPDAMGLGLHFTEGEGPKFSRPVRTASDIERLPIPDPETELRYVIDAVRLIRQELHGSVPLIGFSGSPWTLATYMVEGGSSKNFQKIKALMYEQPKLMHAMLEKLAASVSAYLNAQIAAGAQAVMLFDTWGGMLTTEDYLEFSLRYAAQVRSQLITEADGHRIPTVLFTKGGGQWLEAMAETGYDALGLDWQTDLRQARARVGHRVAFQGNMDPVALYARPDIIVEKVKAILERYGSGSGHVFNLGHGILPDVNPDHVKAMVDAVHDYSPVYHPS
- a CDS encoding SPOR domain-containing protein; this translates as MAEIDTSARVQSSWNNQVGAPAQFLLTPERAQVLDLLIHLISNSADSILLCGPEGVGKSKLLQILQEHEIAGCSFCLVEGAPELSLDEIRQHLDKSFIPEPRGKLTGNIPSAAERSVPRQKKVLIIDEAGALAPGLITVVLHYAEKNPQIRVILALTHDQLHLKYRSDQRIEECHIVELPPLTEKQCGEFLLHLSAKRAFGIAAETLTDSRISLIFRQTHGIPARIIAGYSAPPPRKRTDHSSAILITSVAVLVVVALAVQWFSSRQAVPDAAQPSPEAALPKNSKATSPAVDFKLPYLTFPKLEPAGTQPNSALQFGSSKANQANGAALPDVPPKPAATPKDEVAPDSNTHLKPEAASQPAPENSEMTEASMPPAQELKPAESQPVQEAVPAEAGEDDSSADKDASDWLSSQPQDRYTLQLMVLSRRQSILDVMKKYPSLQRNFRYVRRMIQNKEKFVLLYGSFTDAESANKARKTLPAEFQKAMTRKMGAIRKEFGLLSGTDSLPKSR
- a CDS encoding DUF411 domain-containing protein encodes the protein MNSLKLLILTGLLMLSFGLKAESAASEKAVDVTVYRSPTCGCCGKWIDHLKQHHFNVKDIVTDDMESIKNKYGVPKEMASCHTAIVDGYVIEGHVPADDIDTLLKSKPKVTGLAVPSMVTGSPGMEMGGRQDPYDVMSFDKENHFRVFNSYPGK
- the pilV gene encoding type IV pilus modification protein PilV gives rise to the protein MNRASGFTLIEILIAMVILSVGLLGLAGMQTTVLKNNQSAYHRSLATQLAYDIADRIRANLDDANKLAASTYTTMHLEDAGDQSDCLSVSSTCTTADMAENDLYEWNQALAALPSGEGSVTVVAATRTFTVTITWDDNRDGDDPNFQMSFQI
- a CDS encoding GspH/FimT family pseudopilin; this encodes MQNQSAKNSGFTLIELIVTVSLAGILMAVAIPSFIEAIKSNRLTTQANEFMAALNLARSEAIKRGVQVTVQRKGSTSGAWEDGWDVFVDSDANETFSDDFDANPCETNADGSPSEDCLLKTYPALAGSTLRTGNSTYKNYAAYAASGLSINSSQVDIFTLCQGTDTSLSREIKISSTGRARVSVGTAPSCP